ACAATATGAGTAATTCAAGCATGGTCATTTATAAATTGCGAGCTATAGTTTGTAGCAAATCAAGCAGTTCTGAACTACTTAATGCAAGAATGTGGCACTTTTCTTGAAGTTCTTTAAGCTCATCTAAAACCTTCAACGTATGAAATCTTCAAGAACCATGGCTACCATTAATGCAGGAAGTATGGCAGATATAGCCTTTTTATTACTGCTTTTCTTTTTAGTGTCTACTACAATTTCTCAAGAAAAAGGCATTGTTAGAAAGCTACCCGAACGCTGCTTAACTGATGATTGTACGGCACATGTTGCTGAAAGAAACATCTTGCGTATTACCTTAAATGAAGAAGGCACACTCATGGTACAGAACGAGATTTTACCTATAAGCCAGCTCAAAAATGTAGTGCAACTGTTTATTGATAATAACGGCAGTAATTCCTGCTTATACTGCACGGGAGCCAAAGACGTAGCTTCGTCAGACCATCCTTCTAAAGCGG
This Rasiella rasia DNA region includes the following protein-coding sequences:
- a CDS encoding biopolymer transporter ExbD, whose amino-acid sequence is MKSSRTMATINAGSMADIAFLLLLFFLVSTTISQEKGIVRKLPERCLTDDCTAHVAERNILRITLNEEGTLMVQNEILPISQLKNVVQLFIDNNGSNSCLYCTGAKDVASSDHPSKAVISISTHRLAPYKSYIAIQDELTLAYKELRTRYAETTFNKAITTLTTLEEKETQKAYPFTVSEITLKK